Below is a window of Nicotiana tabacum cultivar K326 chromosome 19, ASM71507v2, whole genome shotgun sequence DNA.
ATAGTAGAAATTGTATCAGAAATAAATACACCTTGTACCAGGGAAAATACATAATACaatgactttttaaaaaaaacttacaATCATACGTGTAGACATTGCCTCATTCAAATTAAGCATCTCCTGGTATTTTTTTCCAAGCGTTGTGTACGTGTGTGAAGTTTCTTTCCGATTGCTGCAATTCTAACATCCAAACATCTTCCTAACTTCTTCGAGGAAGTCGTATATTGGCAATTCTCTTGCTGACACAAGTGCGGCGTTGATTGACTCAGCAATATTTGACGTCATGGTCCATCCCTTGTTAACAAGTGCATACAACCTAGCCCACTTTTCGCATCCAGCTAATTTCAAGTATTCTTTCACCCTAATATTTACTTTCTCCACCTTCTCCATTAGACTATCAAATTCAGCCTGTGTGCATGCTTTTGCCTTCGAGAAGTATATCCCGCTCAACTTTGAATGactctttttgaatttcttaTATACGTTGTTCTATATATGCCATATACAAGTAAAATGTGGTACCATTGGATACACTCTCGATACAGATTTGATGATGCTCTCATTCCTATCTGAAACGATGCACATATTTTTCCTCTCACCATATGCTtccttgaattgctcaaagaaccacGACCAAGCAACATCGTTCTCTGAATCAATAACACCATATGCTAGTGGCAGTATATGACATGTAAATACAATTGCATACATATTGAAAATATGTATTTCAATCTTTAATAGGCAGTAAAATTAACAAATTTTATTATAATCTCCATACTCACCCGCGCAATTCAACGTGCTGGCCGAGACGAATGTCCCGGTGTATGCCGATTTTAGGTGGCTTCCATCCACAACCACAATGGGTCTACAGTGATCGAACCCCTTTATAAAGGCATACAAAGATATATACACATACATGAACTCATTTTGTGGCGATTTTACCATTCTAATGTGTGAACTAGGATATGTTATATCCATTGTATATAAGTACCTTGGTAATTTATTGTATGAATTAGTCGGTTCACCTCTCAAAAaattcattgccttttctttagCCCGCCACGCCAACATATAACTAACATCTATACCAAAATCTGATTTTACATcattaattatatcttttgggGTGTATTTCCTCTTATGATTAGTAAGCTTGGATCTAATCATACCACCGATAAGACTACTACTTGCTTGACGTTGCTCATACACCTTATCTTTCAACGGACATGTATGCTTATTATTGAACTCTATCACTTTGAACATTTGTGATTTGTTAATGCTAGAAGCCTTAAATCTCCATTCACAATCCTCTGACATACATAATAATGTATAGCTGCAAATAATTTTTTCACAATATATATGATCAGTATAAATGGTTAAAAAAATACACGcatatacatgtgaatacattGTTACATATATATTATTCATAAGTACAACAATGAAAGTCATGTAAATACATCCAAACATATTTAAATATatctaaatataatttaaaaattctacCTGCATGAATACAAtatacaaaaaatttaaaatacatacatatacatgtGAATACGATTGTAATTATATATATCTAAATACGTATAAATATATCTAAGAACAACCAGTGAAAGTCACTGTAATAAATATTTATCAGtaaaatacatatgaatacatgtatttgaaatacataattattcaTAAGTATAACAATGAAAGTCATGTAAATATAGATAaaaattctaccatgaaaacaaTATTCAATTTCACATTCAAAATACATAACCATACATTTGAATATAACATGATGTTCAACAAATTGTAATTACGAACACTCAAACCTGATAGCATTAGACCTATCAACCCGGAATTGAAACTTTTCAGATATTGCATAATACTCCATCACCTGTTTCAATGTAGCCTTATCCTTATATACTCGTCCAACCATAACCTCTCTTTGATTAGTTTTTGAAATAATCAAATCCGTGTCCAGTTCGAACACCTCGATTGGTTTGCTTGAATTgacagaatcaatagcaagtgTATCATCTGTATCAAaattactgtcacacctcctttttcccgaacgGGGTGGCATAGTTAGGggaataagggagtttttccaatttaagtgacattaatcgaaatggaattatttatttatttcagagtcgccacttgggataatttatggtgtcccaagtcaccggtttattttaaatcccaaatcaaggaaatttgactctatttatggtccgcgaacacagaagacagggtaagaaattctgttaacccgggagaaggtgtgaggcactcccgaattccgtggttttagcacggtcgcttaactatcaATAATcgacctaattatctgatttaatacatgtttaaaGCCTATTGTGCATTTgtactttttaaccgcttttaattatttatgaaattatttctggaacaagtcacgatgtcgtacacttgtcgttttggcaCACGTCgcaaaccgcgccacatgaaatgcacccgcaatttaCGACaggcttatttttattattatttgaagttgtggcCGAGttacgtgaaacgcacactcgaattagGGTTACGTATCataactatgccacgggaaccgtacccatagtcacgaaaatttattaatcgcgcctaaagcaaactacgatgttcgGATATTATTCAATTTTTGCTAAGGTGTGAGATTACAAGTGAGAGTCTAAAATTATGGAGTTATTGGTGGGAAAAAGCATATTCAGTGTTCTATTAAAATACTAGTTATTTTAACGAGCTCATACTATGTTTGTTGTTCTTCTTTAATAAATCTTCCAACGCATGATAAAACTAAAACTGGAGGCTACATACATGAAGGCTAATTGAAACTATTTGCTAAACATGAAAATATCGACATAGTTGAATGGAATTCAATTAACACCCTGAATTGTTGGGAAATTCCACGCCAAATAAACTGGAAGGGagttattaaaatatttgaaaattctCTTCCTAATTAATTAACTCAATCAAAAATACATCAGAGTTCGAAATTCTAGGCCAGATATCTGGGCCTCTGAAATGGACCAGTAGCCTTAACCACTGAATAATTACGGACAAAAGATTAATTAACAGTCCATATTGATATAAAAGccatttacataatcaaattGGCTAGTCATAATATAAATTACATTATTTCATTAGCACAAATATAAACTCTatacttcttctcttttttcgAATCTCTAACGGTGTAATGCTTCTTTCTCTAGGCCATGTTTGATTTACAAGGAGATAGTCATTTGGGCTACCCTTGTAAATTAACTTGGTTGTATCAACAAACAACAGTAACAACATATTAATTAAACAACACATTCCAACTTGAAGTTCATTTAAGCAAGTAAATCATTGTTCAGAATAAGCAAACTTGCTACAAAGCTATCCTCACTTGCTAAGTTCGGCCACTATTTGAAAGAAAACATGAAACCAGATTTTTGCATCAATTAAGTGTACGCAATAGAACTTGAACATTTTTTAGAGAAAACAGAACAACATTCATCAGATGCTAGGCTGCTCATTTGCATTCAACAGACCAATACTTGATTTTAACATTCCAATCACTTCAAAGATCAAACAAGGAAAAGGATTTTAAACAGATTCAGACTTTAAGCATGTTGAATCTAGGATCAgaactaaaaaaatatataatattttcaaaatttaacagagaAAAATAAATTGAGACCAATCGACAGTACACATAATGAATCTATGAAATGGGAAAGAATCAGCTCATAAacaaatcaaaattttcattcGAGATTCAAACAAGCTGAAAACTACTAAAAGTATTGCAAGAGGATAATTTAACAAATCCAGCTTTATTTATGGTTTAAATAAAGCTAAACAAAATGGCTAAATGTACCTATGAACAGCAGAACAACGACTAAGAGAAATCTGCACTTCAAAAGGGCAGCCTCTCGAGCAGCAGCGAACTCAACAACTTCTCAGTCAAAGTCCAATTTTCAACTCAAAATCCAGATTGAAAAGAAGAGACggaatatgtatttttttttagacagtaatcaaaataaaatcaacagACGAACACTGAacgttttttttttgtattttttttgttctGAAACTAAACCAGAAAATCGAAAAAATGAAGATGAACcactgaaaagaaaaagaattttttttagaaCCCTAGCTTTCCTTTCCGATTTTTTTCTCTAAAATTTTTGTTCCAAAAAAAATGAGACCCCTAAGAAATCCCTTAACCTCCCTATATATATCCAAACCAGAAATTTTTATACCTATTTTCTTCAAGTTGTGCCCTAAAATTCCTCTTTCTGTCCGAAAAATTCGCGAGAATCCGATTCTCTTTCTTGTGAACCAAATCGGACAAATGGAGGTCTAGGATCTTGAATCTCTCAGATCCTACGACCACCATTCATCTGAGATTGTTCTCAATACAAAAAGCACGTGAAGCCTAAGGGAGAGAAGAATCTTTTCTGTCAGAGGTCGTTACGGGACGGGTGACGTGGAGGAGGGAGGGTGAAGGAACCACGTGCGTGAGTTGGAGGGAGGGTGAACTCGCTTGAGTTCAAGCGAGTTCGGTCGACGGAGGGAGAGAAAAGGGGGTGGGCGCCGCTTGGTTAGGAATTAGGTTTAGGGTTCTGGGGGAGGGGAAACGCATAATAGGCCTTTTATGTGGGGGGTGAGAGTGGAATGTGTCCGTTGGATGGAGATGGATTGAATGGTCGAGATCGATCCGTCCAAAACGACGTCATTCGCACTTAGTTGTAAGACTGGACCGGGTGAGGGATTGGGCTTGGCGGAATTCAGGTGAGCGTTTGGGCAAAAATTATTTTGGCCCAAGTTTAAAACCCAAAcgatttttctttcttctttttttcttcttttttccttaaatcctaataaaaattaattaattaaacctAAATTAAGTGCTAAATCAATCTAATTTATAGGAATAAACCTAGTTATCTATTTTACCATGATTGATTAATTTAGACTAATGAAGGAAGAATTACTTAATTTGCATTTAAaagctaaaaatacaaaaatgacccatattttgtgattttctgttTAATAATGCAATTAATTTATGTAATTAAATCCTAAGTGTAATTAAGACCTAAAATATTATACATGAAATACTTtagatattttggtattttcttatgatttaaaaatgttaaatatgcaaataaatgcaaacaacaattaatcgaaaatCCCTACAAATTCTGTAAAACCTAAAACAATTTAGAAAAACTCTATTTGTGAAttttttgtaggagtattttagtcgggcaaaaattatgtgctcacagctgcccctctttgcttgaaaacacgaagagttttcgggcaaagatacaTTGAGCaaacacgagcgatttttgaccGCTTGCATACTCcatggaagcattttgaaagcgtttgaccgaaccttgcttccgaggttgcctacatatcctcggCTATGGAGGAATCAGGTCTGTGTAGttctggaaattttggtagctggaaTTACCGAGAAGCTGtgtttcactgttgctgctgctgctactctttcttgctgagctccttattacaccaaagtcaaaatgaaaaagaaactaactaagcctgtcagctatgagttacaagattcctatctataagtcttctgaagcttgatcttgagtcttgaatggttcttcatgcggactttTGACTTAAACCTTGATgtttgctagctgcaggtgctagttctctcttcttcagcttttcggatcaagacgggacatgcaaagcttgtgacttcagccatgtcttgagcagttcacatctttcatcggcttctgcattttggattcaccctttttcttttattctggattgagacttcttcctttggttatctCGGACTGTCAGCTCGCATTCTCGAGGCGAACttttgctacttctaacttggattgaattcTTAAGtgacttccctcgttctccaggtgggcgcctgatgactttaaactgaaatgaattccctcgttctccaggtgggcgcctgatgacctaaaaacttgaaatatattccctcattctccaggtgggcgcctgatgacttaaaaaactttgaaataaattccctcattctccaggtgggcgcctgatgacctaaaaacttgaaatatattccctcattctccaggtgggcgcctgatgacttaaaaacttgaaataaattccctcgttctccaggtgggcgcctgatgacctaaaaacttgaaatatattccctcattctccaggtgggcgcctgatgacttaaaaaactttgaaataaattccctcattctccaggtgggcgcctgatgttgacttaaagctaaaatgaattccctcattctccaggtgggcgcctgatgctgacttaaaacttgaaataaattccctcattttccaggtgggtgcctgctgacttaaaaacttgaaatatattccctcattctccaggtgggcgcctgatgacttaaaaaactttgaaataaattccctcattctccaggtgggcgcctgatgacctaaaaacttgaaataaattccctcattctccaggtggcgcctgatgacttagaaacttgaaataaattccctcattctccaggtgggcgcctgatgttgacttaaagctaaaatgaatttcctcattctccaggtgggcgcctgatgctgacttaaaacttgaaataaattccctcattttccaggtgggtgcctgctgacttagaaactgaaatgaattccctcgttcttcaggtgggtgcctgcaatcatGACAACACAGACAAAACAGAGAAACGTTTTCGCCCCAGTTTGTACCAGGAACATTCATTGATTGTTAGttgcatcccattatccaggagggtcctgaaaacttaaaactagatcccattatccaggagggtcctgaaaatttaaaattaaatcccattatccaggagggtcctgaaaagttGAAATTAactcccattgtccaggagggtcccgGAAACTTAAAACTGAACTTATCTGGAACATGCTTTCTCATGGAGGATTCTTGGCAAAGCAAACAAGATTTCTTGCCCCTGCttgaaacaaagaaaattttgtcagtttgaaattgtggcggttagtttgtggcatccttgCTGAAGGTGTCTGCTTCTGTCACTATCCCGCTTCAcaaagaattgtttgaccttTCAATCGGACCTCGAACACAAAACCTCTGAATGACTTGAATCCCTTACACTCAACTCGCCGTATGGTACTTTCATTCTGACAACTGTCGAACCTTTGCATTTCCTACAAATTCACGAATCACTTGACCACCTGAACTTCAGTTACCACCGCACTGCTAATTCTACATCATGTCACTTGGGATGTGCCTGGCCGAATTTCGCTTAGTGTAAATAAAAAGCTGGTAGTgggctttgaagtcctttcttgcTTGCTTAACAACAGACTAATTTGACTGAGACTTAGAAGAATAGACCCAAAAGAAACGAAGTGAAGTGACTTCGAGAATtaggaataaaataaaagaaaaaacagcgatgactatttgaagaaaaatggaaaagagacttatctgaatgaagcaactggctccaatgatcatgacatgcatttcggactgaTCAGCCTAATCCATCCATCTAATCACATTTCAGTTCATGCcatgtcttcatacttcaaaaccgGGTTTTCCATAATTCAATTTCTTTGTAAAGTCATGAACCTGATTCAGCTTGTAAtgccccaaagggttttcaccagcaaacctctctcatttgctcCTCTCTCAACTCattgtcgccttacagtgcccgtaagggttttcaccaataagactctctcatttggaTTTTCTCTcgactcaccatcgccttatggtgcctgtgagggttttcaccaataagactctctcatttgaattttctctcgactcaccatcgccttatggtgcccgtgagggttttcaccaataagactctctcatttattcatttttccTTGTGCCCATGAACCAAGGTGCTACCCGTGATGTAAATCGCACCTCTATCTCATTTGGCTTGGCATCCTCaaagttgatcagaaggtctttctttagacTGTAGTGTaggttttggacagggttagaaagaaagggtggcatgcaggctcaaaataatttaagatgaaggggtttaaaattacaatttttggaatcagatctttttacaaaactaaaacttctgccccagtttcttcaAATCTGGGgaattttggacttttattttgaggggaccgaaccgtgtaaggctgcctacgtatccttaaaaagaatcaggtcgaacgtagttcaaacataaGAGTTTTGCTTTTgttactttgcttttctttttctcctctcttttcttttttctttctttgcttttctcttttctttctttttttcttcttttttttccttcttttttttttcttgattttttttctcttcttcttcttttctctcttttttcttttatatttctaaCACTGcttttgattccaaaagaggggtatgaaagaaaataaataaggctcaaaaagggtaacaaatgataaaagtgtttgggattgcagaataaaatgccttcgtcattccaacttTGAACGTGTCTAGTACAAAATGcgattgaagataagcaaagaaatcatacataatatctcttgactgcatcagaattaatagccatatccacacatttaccttctatgtctgttaaatacaaagcaccattgggcaacacctTTGTCACAATGAAAGGCCCcttccagtttggggcgaacttgcctttagcttcagcctgatgtggaaggatgcgtttcaataccagctgacccacttcaaattttcggggccgaaccttcttgttgtatgctcttgccattcttttctgatacaattgaccatgacatactgctgccaatcttttttcatcaatcaaactcaattgctctagccgggttttgacccactcatcattatCAATTTCAGTTTCAACAACGACCCGcagggatggaatctcaacttccgcaggtatcactgcctcggttccatataccagcaaatagggggttgcacctattgaagtgcggacagtagtgcgataacctagcaaAGCAAacggtaacttttcatgccattgcctcgaaccttgcaccattttacgaagtatcttctttatgttcttgttagcagcctcaacagctccgtttgccttaggacgatatggagtggagtttcgatgcgtaatcttgaactgttggcatacctctttcatcaaatgactgttgaggttagcagcattatctgtgatgattaccttgggaattccgaaccggcaaatgatgtttgaatgaacaaaatctaccactgccttcttggtcacggacttgaaagttacagcttcgacccacttggtaaagtaatcaatggccaccagaataaacctatgcccgtttgacgctgccggctcaatcggtccaatgacatccatgccccaagcaacaaagggccaaggtgccgacattgtgtgcagctcagatggcggggaatgaatcaaatcaccgtgcacctggcat
It encodes the following:
- the LOC142173613 gene encoding uncharacterized protein LOC142173613; the encoded protein is MPPRSGKRRCDSNFDTDDTLAIDSVNSSKPIEVFELDTDLIISKTNQREVMVGRVYKDKATLKQVMEYYAISEKFQFRVDRSNAISYTLLCMSEDCEWRFKASSINKSQMFKVIEFNNKHTCPLKDKVYEQRQASSSLIGGMIRSKLTNHKRKYTPKDIINDVKSDFGIDVSYMLAWRAKEKAMNFLRGEPTNSYNKLPRPIVVVDGSHLKSAYTGTFVSASTLNCAAYGVIDSENDVAWSWFFEQFKEAYGERKNMCIVSDRNESIIKSVSRVYPMAKACTQAEFDSLMEKVEKVNIRVKEYLKLAGCEKWARLYALVNKGWTMTSNIAESINAALVSARELPIYDFLEEVRKMFGC